A region from the Melioribacter roseus P3M-2 genome encodes:
- a CDS encoding DUF58 domain-containing protein: MYIKSQDIVTYLQPEIVTKIKNLELRAKAVVEGFMVGLHRSPYHGFSVEFSQHRPYMQGDSLRDIDWKVYAKSDRFYIKQYEEETNLICNIFLDVSNSMNFKHKASVTKLDYAVTLASALSYIMINQKDAVALTIYSNEIHNYLPPKSNRIHLKNILISLTGIKPGGTTNTTECLNQITERINKRGLTIIISDFFDDADKIVKSIKKIKHRKNEVILFQLLDPSEIDFDFEKDALFVDLETSEELSSQPYHIRKAYSESMADFIEKLKNESLNYGIEYNLIKTDENFSTALFSYFKKRVMSF, translated from the coding sequence ATGTATATTAAATCACAGGATATAGTCACTTATCTGCAGCCGGAAATCGTAACTAAAATTAAAAACCTCGAGCTGAGGGCAAAAGCGGTTGTCGAGGGCTTTATGGTAGGACTCCATCGCAGCCCTTATCACGGTTTCAGCGTTGAATTCAGTCAGCATCGTCCTTACATGCAGGGCGATTCGTTGAGGGATATCGATTGGAAAGTTTATGCCAAGAGCGACAGATTTTATATCAAACAATACGAAGAAGAGACAAATTTAATTTGTAATATTTTTCTGGATGTAAGCAACTCGATGAATTTCAAACATAAGGCGTCCGTAACAAAATTGGATTATGCCGTAACGCTGGCTTCGGCTCTAAGTTATATAATGATTAATCAAAAAGACGCGGTAGCTCTCACGATTTATTCGAACGAAATACATAATTACCTTCCGCCCAAATCCAACAGAATTCATCTGAAAAATATTCTAATTTCTCTGACAGGAATAAAACCGGGCGGCACTACAAATACGACCGAGTGTTTGAATCAGATAACGGAAAGAATTAACAAAAGGGGATTGACAATAATCATTTCGGACTTTTTCGACGACGCGGATAAAATAGTCAAATCGATAAAAAAGATAAAACACAGAAAGAACGAAGTAATTCTTTTTCAACTGCTCGATCCGTCGGAAATCGATTTCGATTTCGAGAAGGACGCTCTCTTTGTAGACCTCGAAACTTCGGAAGAACTTTCGTCGCAGCCGTATCATATTCGTAAAGCATACTCGGAATCGATGGCTGATTTTATTGAAAAATTAAAGAACGAATCTCTCAATTACGGCATCGAATACAATCTGATTAAAACGGACGAAAATTTCAGTACGGCTCTTTTTTCGTACTTCAAGAAAAGAGTAATGAGCTTTTAA
- a CDS encoding tetratricopeptide repeat protein → MRKIFLFFFSVLFVSCSSQSDTEIFSNAVELVKKNDFQGAINEYNKLAEEHSDSRLAPKALYEIAKIYHMNLIKDIDKKESLGNAVRYYKRLSAEYPEASESQKALFVAGYIEANELSDTSAARKTYEEFLKRYPDSEMVTSVKLELEYLGMAPDKLLEQRLNNQ, encoded by the coding sequence ATGCGTAAAATATTCTTGTTTTTCTTTTCTGTTCTATTTGTTTCTTGCAGTTCACAAAGCGATACCGAAATTTTTAGCAATGCCGTGGAGTTGGTCAAAAAGAACGATTTTCAGGGCGCTATTAATGAATATAATAAATTAGCAGAAGAACATTCCGACAGCCGGCTAGCTCCGAAAGCTCTTTACGAAATTGCAAAAATTTATCATATGAATTTGATTAAGGACATCGATAAAAAAGAATCGCTCGGCAATGCGGTTCGCTATTATAAAAGACTTTCCGCCGAATACCCCGAGGCGAGCGAATCTCAAAAAGCGCTTTTCGTCGCCGGCTACATCGAGGCAAATGAATTGAGCGATACAAGCGCCGCCAGAAAAACTTACGAAGAATTTCTTAAACGTTATCCCGACAGCGAGATGGTTACCTCTGTCAAACTCGAATTGGAATATCTCGGTATGGCGCCCGATAAATTACTCGAGCAAAGACTCAACAATCAGTGA
- the hydE gene encoding [FeFe] hydrogenase H-cluster radical SAM maturase HydE: MDINELLKKENLNRDEIVYLLGLSDEKEINLLLERADEVRRIYCGDEVHLRGIIDFSNYCEQDCLYCGLRKSNKKLPRYRMTPDEVVEVAHKIINKGIFTIVLQSGEDGYYDTDQIAYIIYSIKQKADVAITLSLGERDFEEYRTWKIAGADRYLIKHETANPKLYAAFHENQKLNERLEHIRFLKEIGYQVGSGNMIGLPNQTLEDIADDILLCKEYDLDMAAFGPFIPAPDTPWENKKAGDVVLTLKTMAVARIVLKDAHIPATTALATLDEDGRIKGLKAGANVVMPDFTPSPYREKYQIYADRRCVNDNPDYCRSCLQLQIESIGRKVSSSRGDSFKLLSHKN, encoded by the coding sequence ATGGATATAAACGAATTATTGAAAAAAGAGAATTTGAACCGGGACGAAATTGTATATCTGCTCGGTTTATCCGATGAAAAAGAAATAAATCTTTTATTAGAAAGGGCGGACGAAGTGCGTCGTATTTATTGCGGCGACGAAGTCCATTTAAGAGGAATAATCGACTTTTCCAATTATTGCGAGCAGGATTGCCTCTATTGCGGTCTGCGTAAGAGCAATAAAAAACTGCCGCGTTACCGGATGACCCCCGATGAAGTCGTTGAAGTCGCGCATAAGATTATCAATAAAGGCATTTTTACAATAGTGCTCCAGTCGGGCGAGGACGGTTATTACGATACGGATCAGATTGCCTACATAATTTATTCTATTAAGCAGAAAGCCGACGTGGCGATAACGTTGAGTTTGGGAGAACGCGATTTCGAAGAATACAGAACCTGGAAAATTGCGGGCGCCGACCGTTATCTGATAAAACATGAAACGGCAAATCCAAAATTATACGCCGCTTTTCATGAAAATCAAAAATTAAACGAACGGCTCGAACATATCCGTTTTTTGAAAGAGATCGGTTATCAGGTGGGTTCGGGTAATATGATTGGTTTGCCGAATCAGACTCTAGAAGATATTGCCGACGATATTTTGCTGTGTAAAGAATATGACCTCGATATGGCGGCGTTCGGTCCTTTCATCCCGGCGCCCGATACGCCGTGGGAAAACAAAAAAGCAGGGGATGTTGTTCTGACGCTTAAAACTATGGCTGTCGCCAGAATTGTTCTTAAAGACGCTCATATCCCCGCTACTACGGCATTGGCAACTCTGGATGAAGACGGCAGAATCAAAGGTTTAAAAGCCGGAGCAAATGTAGTAATGCCCGACTTTACGCCCTCGCCATACAGGGAAAAATACCAGATTTACGCCGACAGAAGGTGCGTCAACGACAATCCCGATTACTGCCGCTCCTGCCTTCAATTACAAATTGAATCGATCGGCAGAAAAGTTTCCTCGTCGAGAGGCGATTCCTTTAAACTTCTAAGCCATAAAAATTGA
- a CDS encoding glycoside hydrolase family 26 protein — protein MLKKIFSALLIAITINAQQDSSLVLPVTPDASPEAVELLNYLYSISGKKILAGQHSVPLLGSLRLPAVHKATGKYPALFGQDFGFSEPGTWDGINYRQQIVDEAIKRHEQGFIITLMWHAVPPNMEEPVDFSSAIQSRLSDDEWNDLITEGTELNERWKSQVDVIAWFLKQLKYAGVPVLWRPYHEMNGGWFWWGKKKGENGYKKLYRMLFDRLVNFHGLNNLLWVYNANEVKPGVDSYAEYYPGDDVVDILATDVYSEGFNRENYDELLELAKDKPIALGEVGAVPSSKILEEQPRWVWFMLWGDPFGGIQSNRQFFEIYRDEKVITLDELPWTDIDTIKVHYPVLK, from the coding sequence ATGTTGAAAAAAATATTTTCAGCGCTTCTTATTGCTATAACCATAAACGCGCAACAAGATTCAAGTTTGGTTTTACCAGTAACTCCGGATGCTTCTCCTGAAGCAGTGGAATTGCTGAATTATCTTTATTCGATTTCCGGCAAAAAAATATTAGCGGGACAGCATTCCGTGCCTTTGCTCGGTTCTTTAAGGCTGCCGGCAGTCCATAAAGCCACGGGTAAGTATCCCGCTCTTTTCGGACAGGATTTCGGATTTAGCGAACCCGGAACGTGGGACGGTATAAACTACAGACAACAAATAGTTGACGAAGCGATTAAACGCCATGAACAGGGTTTTATAATTACGTTAATGTGGCACGCCGTACCTCCGAATATGGAAGAACCCGTCGACTTCAGCTCGGCAATCCAAAGCCGGCTTTCGGATGATGAGTGGAATGACCTGATTACCGAAGGAACGGAATTAAACGAAAGATGGAAATCTCAGGTTGACGTAATTGCCTGGTTCTTAAAACAACTTAAATATGCGGGAGTGCCTGTACTGTGGAGACCGTATCATGAAATGAACGGGGGATGGTTCTGGTGGGGAAAGAAAAAAGGCGAAAACGGCTATAAAAAGCTTTATCGGATGCTCTTCGACAGGTTGGTGAATTTTCACGGCCTTAATAATCTGCTCTGGGTATACAACGCCAACGAAGTTAAACCGGGCGTCGACTCTTATGCTGAGTATTATCCCGGCGACGATGTGGTGGACATACTTGCCACCGACGTCTATTCTGAAGGATTTAATCGGGAAAATTACGATGAACTGCTCGAATTAGCCAAGGATAAACCCATAGCGTTAGGGGAAGTTGGCGCTGTTCCTTCAAGTAAAATATTGGAAGAACAACCGCGCTGGGTCTGGTTTATGCTCTGGGGCGATCCGTTTGGCGGAATTCAATCGAATCGCCAATTTTTCGAAATATATAGAGACGAAAAAGTTATTACTTTGGACGAATTACCTTGGACGGATATCGACACAATCAAAGTTCATTATCCGGTGTTGAAATAA
- the hydG gene encoding [FeFe] hydrogenase H-cluster radical SAM maturase HydG yields the protein MEFIKEEYIQSLIEDKGLNDQSYQREIIEKAKNAKGLSLKESAALLNIEDRETLEELFHTAKEVKEKIYGNRLVLFAPLYITNICVNNCLYCAFRRDNKELKRKTLTLDEIREETEFLVKQGHKRILLVAGEHPKKPGLDFVGKAIDTMYKVHINGGNIRRINVNVAPLTVDEFKTLKSFGIGTYQCFQETYHYETYMKMHPDGPKRDFAWRLYSMDRALQAGIDDVGIGVLFGLTDYKFETLAMLSHAFNLDEKYGIGPHTISVPRLEPALNAPVSEKPPFAVDDLSFKKLVAVIRLAVPYTGIILSTRERPELRRELFNLGVSQISAGSRTSPGAYKESQESLEEHQMEQFQLGDHRSLDEVVRDCCQLGYLPSFCTACYRSSRTGDRFMELAKTGNIGKLCSPNAISTFKEYILEYASEETKKVALEFLLNEIEKLEEPTKNKTLKMVERVDAGERDVFF from the coding sequence ATGGAATTCATAAAAGAAGAATATATTCAATCCCTAATTGAAGACAAGGGACTAAACGACCAATCCTATCAGCGTGAAATTATCGAAAAAGCAAAGAATGCAAAGGGATTGAGTCTCAAAGAAAGCGCCGCACTTTTGAATATCGAGGATAGGGAAACGCTCGAAGAATTGTTCCACACTGCAAAGGAGGTTAAAGAAAAAATATACGGCAACAGACTCGTTCTCTTTGCTCCGCTCTACATCACCAATATATGCGTAAATAATTGCCTCTACTGCGCCTTCCGCAGGGACAATAAGGAATTGAAAAGAAAAACGCTCACTCTCGACGAAATACGAGAGGAAACAGAATTTTTAGTTAAACAGGGACATAAAAGAATTTTACTTGTAGCTGGCGAGCATCCGAAAAAACCCGGGCTCGATTTTGTTGGAAAAGCAATCGATACGATGTACAAAGTTCACATTAACGGCGGCAATATAAGAAGAATTAACGTTAATGTGGCTCCTCTGACAGTGGATGAATTCAAAACGTTAAAGAGTTTTGGCATAGGCACTTATCAATGTTTTCAGGAGACTTATCATTACGAAACGTATATGAAAATGCATCCCGACGGACCGAAACGCGATTTTGCGTGGAGATTGTATTCGATGGACAGAGCTTTACAAGCCGGTATAGACGATGTCGGGATAGGCGTTTTATTTGGTCTGACGGACTATAAATTTGAAACGCTTGCCATGTTGAGTCATGCATTTAATCTCGATGAAAAATACGGGATTGGTCCTCATACTATTTCGGTTCCGAGACTTGAGCCGGCGTTGAATGCTCCCGTTTCGGAAAAACCCCCGTTTGCCGTCGACGATCTCTCGTTTAAGAAACTCGTGGCGGTTATACGTCTTGCGGTGCCGTATACCGGCATTATTTTATCGACAAGGGAGCGTCCCGAACTTCGGAGGGAATTATTCAATCTGGGCGTTTCGCAGATAAGCGCAGGCAGCCGGACTTCTCCCGGAGCATATAAAGAATCGCAGGAAAGCCTGGAAGAACATCAAATGGAGCAATTTCAATTGGGCGACCACAGGTCTTTAGACGAAGTCGTTCGGGATTGCTGCCAATTGGGATATCTGCCGAGTTTTTGCACGGCATGCTACAGGTCTTCTCGTACGGGCGACCGGTTTATGGAACTTGCAAAAACGGGCAACATTGGCAAGCTCTGCTCGCCGAATGCAATTTCGACTTTCAAAGAATACATACTCGAATACGCATCGGAAGAAACAAAAAAAGTAGCTCTCGAATTTCTGCTCAATGAAATTGAAAAACTGGAAGAACCGACTAAGAATAAAACACTGAAAATGGTTGAAAGAGTCGATGCGGGCGAGCGCGACGTATTTTTCTGA
- a CDS encoding S66 peptidase family protein — protein MKLIKPPKLNAGDVIGLISPASSPDDLNKINKGVSYLESIGYRVELGKNVGLQEGYLAGTDEQRLEDLHYMFESKHVKAIFSIRGGYGSTRLLDKINYNLIKRNPKIFVGYSDINALQLAFLKKCGLVTFAGPMVAVDFHEQVSEFTEEIFWRTITSNKKIGRLKNPSDEKFFVLRKGRGVGNLIGGNLSIFTSLVGTEYLPPFKTPVFIFEEINEPPYKIDRMFNQIRLAKLFKNAQAIILGRFVNCYETDNSKSSFTLNEVILEYFEKMKIPVIYNVKHGHIKENITIPFGLQCIVNGSRGFIEIPESGVV, from the coding sequence ATGAAGTTGATAAAACCTCCCAAATTAAATGCAGGAGACGTGATAGGGTTAATCTCGCCTGCATCATCGCCCGACGACCTTAATAAAATCAATAAAGGCGTCAGTTATCTCGAGAGCATCGGTTATCGCGTGGAACTCGGTAAAAATGTCGGACTCCAGGAAGGGTATTTAGCCGGAACAGACGAACAACGGCTGGAAGACCTTCATTATATGTTCGAAAGCAAGCATGTAAAAGCTATTTTTTCGATTCGCGGAGGATACGGATCAACGCGATTGCTCGATAAAATTAATTATAATTTGATAAAAAGAAATCCGAAAATTTTCGTCGGATACAGCGATATTAACGCCCTGCAACTGGCTTTTTTGAAAAAGTGCGGGCTCGTTACTTTTGCAGGACCGATGGTTGCAGTCGATTTCCATGAGCAGGTGAGCGAATTTACCGAAGAGATTTTCTGGCGTACTATTACGTCAAATAAGAAAATCGGTCGTCTGAAAAATCCTTCGGATGAAAAATTCTTCGTGCTCCGGAAAGGTCGCGGAGTCGGTAATTTAATCGGAGGAAATCTGAGTATTTTTACATCTCTTGTCGGAACCGAATATTTACCGCCATTTAAAACCCCTGTTTTTATTTTCGAAGAAATTAACGAACCGCCGTATAAAATTGACCGGATGTTTAATCAAATACGTCTGGCTAAACTTTTTAAAAACGCTCAGGCTATAATTTTGGGCAGATTTGTCAACTGTTACGAAACGGATAACAGCAAATCTTCATTTACTCTAAATGAAGTGATCCTCGAATATTTCGAAAAAATGAAAATACCGGTTATTTACAACGTCAAACACGGGCATATTAAAGAAAATATAACAATCCCTTTCGGATTGCAATGTATCGTTAACGGTTCGAGAGGTTTTATTGAAATACCAGAAAGCGGCGTAGTCTGA
- a CDS encoding glycoside hydrolase family 88 protein yields the protein MERKQFLSIFPLAVLGSGLLKNDILNAEKKNETMFRKSDDKIEKAILAMLTMQRATWEQGVAMQALLEYGEEELVILMAKEAVLRQSPDGRLAMLGEEFALSDAASPGEAVLWAARKTGDENLFEGFNRLLNYILYNAPRNKDGIIYHFTNIPQVWSDINYMLPPFLVVADKYDEAIKQINGVWKVLWNEDKKLLSHMWDFEKNQFARKDCWGVGNGWTAAGFTRIIPRLPDSMKQERNLLIRRLIDLLDGCLKHMRSDGLYHNIVDDPNSFVETNLSQMLSYSIFRGVKGGWLDGKYLEKAELMRKAAHSKFDNYGLIQGVCGSPEFDHPGTATERQAFFILMETAYKELNN from the coding sequence ATGGAAAGGAAACAATTTTTAAGTATTTTTCCGCTTGCTGTTTTGGGAAGCGGTTTGTTAAAAAACGATATTCTTAATGCGGAAAAGAAAAACGAGACAATGTTTAGGAAAAGCGACGATAAAATTGAAAAAGCCATACTGGCGATGCTTACTATGCAAAGAGCAACATGGGAGCAAGGTGTGGCAATGCAGGCTCTTCTGGAATACGGAGAAGAAGAATTGGTAATTCTAATGGCAAAAGAAGCCGTTTTAAGACAATCGCCGGACGGCAGATTGGCAATGTTGGGAGAGGAATTCGCACTTAGCGATGCGGCTTCGCCCGGCGAAGCCGTACTCTGGGCTGCAAGAAAAACGGGAGATGAGAATTTATTCGAAGGATTTAACAGGCTTTTGAATTATATTTTGTATAATGCTCCCAGGAATAAAGACGGGATTATTTATCATTTTACGAATATTCCGCAGGTATGGAGTGATATTAATTATATGCTGCCCCCGTTTCTGGTTGTCGCAGACAAATACGATGAAGCTATAAAGCAAATTAACGGAGTTTGGAAAGTCCTCTGGAATGAGGATAAAAAATTGTTATCGCACATGTGGGATTTTGAAAAGAATCAGTTTGCAAGAAAAGATTGCTGGGGCGTAGGAAACGGATGGACTGCGGCAGGGTTTACGCGCATAATTCCAAGATTGCCCGATTCTATGAAGCAGGAACGCAATCTGCTGATAAGGAGACTAATCGATTTATTGGATGGCTGCCTGAAGCATATGCGATCTGACGGCTTATATCATAATATAGTTGACGACCCTAATTCCTTCGTAGAAACAAACTTATCTCAGATGCTTTCATATTCCATCTTTCGGGGTGTCAAAGGCGGTTGGCTCGACGGTAAATATCTTGAAAAAGCAGAACTGATGAGAAAAGCGGCGCATTCTAAATTCGATAATTATGGACTTATCCAAGGAGTATGCGGTTCGCCTGAGTTCGATCATCCGGGCACTGCTACGGAAAGGCAGGCGTTCTTTATTCTTATGGAAACTGCATATAAAGAATTAAATAATTAA
- the purE gene encoding 5-(carboxyamino)imidazole ribonucleotide mutase, producing the protein MKPIVSIIMGSDSDLPVMKNAAEVLENFGIEYEIKIVSAHRTPDFMFEFAHNAAERGIEAIIAGAGGAAHLPGMVASLTELPVIGVPIKTSTLNGIDSLLSIVQMPGGVPVATVAINNAKNAGLLACRILALKYPEIRTKVIESIKNTEKEVLNKSDKLYREGYKKYLGNS; encoded by the coding sequence ATGAAACCGATAGTCAGTATAATTATGGGAAGCGATTCGGATTTACCCGTGATGAAAAACGCAGCCGAAGTTTTGGAAAATTTCGGGATTGAGTATGAAATTAAAATTGTGTCGGCTCACAGAACTCCGGATTTCATGTTCGAATTCGCGCACAATGCCGCGGAACGCGGAATCGAAGCAATCATTGCGGGGGCGGGCGGCGCCGCTCACCTGCCGGGCATGGTTGCTTCTTTAACGGAACTGCCGGTAATCGGAGTCCCCATTAAAACTTCGACGCTCAACGGCATCGACTCTCTTTTGTCGATTGTTCAAATGCCGGGAGGCGTTCCGGTGGCAACCGTAGCCATAAATAACGCCAAAAACGCCGGTCTGCTCGCATGCCGTATTTTAGCTCTTAAATACCCGGAGATTAGAACAAAAGTTATCGAATCGATAAAGAATACGGAAAAAGAAGTGTTGAACAAATCGGATAAATTATATAGAGAAGGATATAAAAAGTACCTGGGCAATTCTTAA
- a CDS encoding 5-(carboxyamino)imidazole ribonucleotide synthase: MNPTRIKLGIIGGGQLSRMMAFEAQKMGIYIEALDPDPKCPASYVANSLIVSDFYNEEHLAKIFHNNDFITYDIEHINAEALKKLYDKEPKIFPSPYILEQIQDKLLQKKIFERAKVPAPAYRKLDKNEIENFESDIYPVVQKSRKGGYDGRGVFVLKSPADKANMLKTDSLIEEYIDFEKELAIMAARDKEGNIKLYPVVEMIFDDRVNICDITSAPARVSEKVVKEVNSIAEAIVENLDGVGIFGIELFLTGDEKVYVNEIAPRPHNSGHYTIEACKTSQFEQHIRAVCGLPLGSADLVIPAVMANILGDESHTGKPLITGLKEALQIEGLYFHYYCKSSTKPFRKMGHITVVDNSVDSAFKKVSQAKNIIKVISEK, translated from the coding sequence TTGAATCCCACTAGAATAAAATTAGGTATAATCGGAGGCGGACAGTTATCGAGAATGATGGCTTTCGAAGCCCAGAAAATGGGGATATATATAGAAGCGCTGGATCCCGACCCGAAATGCCCCGCTTCTTACGTAGCCAACAGTCTGATAGTCTCGGATTTTTATAACGAAGAACATCTTGCAAAAATATTTCACAATAACGACTTCATTACTTATGATATAGAGCATATTAATGCAGAGGCATTAAAAAAACTCTACGACAAAGAACCGAAAATATTCCCTTCCCCTTACATTTTGGAACAGATACAGGATAAACTCCTTCAGAAAAAAATATTCGAAAGAGCGAAAGTGCCTGCGCCCGCTTACCGGAAGCTCGACAAAAATGAAATAGAAAATTTCGAATCGGATATTTATCCTGTAGTACAAAAGTCAAGGAAAGGCGGATACGACGGGAGAGGCGTTTTTGTGCTGAAATCCCCCGCCGATAAAGCAAACATGCTCAAGACCGATTCCTTAATTGAGGAATATATCGACTTCGAGAAAGAGCTTGCAATAATGGCCGCAAGAGACAAAGAAGGGAATATAAAACTCTATCCGGTCGTGGAAATGATATTTGACGACAGGGTTAACATTTGCGACATTACATCGGCTCCGGCAAGAGTATCCGAAAAAGTAGTTAAAGAAGTCAACTCGATTGCGGAAGCTATAGTAGAGAATCTCGACGGAGTCGGCATTTTCGGCATTGAGTTGTTTCTAACCGGAGACGAAAAAGTTTATGTTAATGAGATAGCCCCGCGTCCGCATAATTCGGGACATTATACTATCGAGGCGTGCAAAACTTCCCAGTTCGAACAGCATATTAGAGCCGTTTGCGGTTTGCCGCTTGGCTCGGCAGACCTGGTAATTCCCGCTGTAATGGCTAATATTCTCGGCGACGAATCCCATACGGGCAAACCTTTAATCACCGGTCTTAAAGAAGCTCTTCAAATCGAAGGGCTCTATTTCCATTATTATTGCAAATCTTCGACTAAGCCGTTCAGAAAGATGGGACATATTACCGTAGTCGATAATTCAGTCGACTCGGCGTTCAAAAAAGTATCCCAAGCAAAAAATATCATAAAAGTAATAAGCGAGAAATAA
- a CDS encoding MFS transporter: MKNISPLTFKKIITITSIVIIMGLVGGIYAWSIFISGLERQYGFTTTQSQLIFGLTIASFTITMILAGRLETKFSPRLILITGGFLFLAGYLIAAFSVGNFLLVLFGIGIISGMGIGSCYMSSLILAMRIYPEKKGLISGIAVGGFGAGAILTSFVVDFLYKINFNLNEIFIFISLAYGSAIIILSLSAENIKSKESNSSSLKDIFKIIKDRRIAALSLGIFSGTFSGLLIIGNLKKIGISYGIDAYISTLSISVLSIGNMSGRIFWGFLSDKIGGDLSIKLSLLFQALLISSVIAFNNSPIAYLIVVFLIGLGFGSNFVLYARETAEIFGVDKVGTIYPYIFLFYGVAGIAGPTIGGKIYDYLNSYSLALLISSLICLTGLLLYYYTISKEIKAVESH, from the coding sequence ATGAAAAACATTTCTCCCTTAACCTTTAAAAAAATAATTACAATTACGTCGATAGTAATTATAATGGGACTGGTTGGAGGTATTTATGCATGGAGTATTTTTATAAGCGGCTTAGAAAGACAATACGGATTTACCACAACACAAAGTCAATTGATATTCGGTCTTACTATCGCGTCTTTTACAATAACTATGATTTTAGCAGGCAGACTTGAAACCAAATTTTCGCCGAGACTGATATTAATTACGGGAGGTTTCCTATTTCTTGCAGGCTATCTTATTGCGGCTTTCTCAGTAGGAAATTTTTTGTTAGTTCTATTTGGCATAGGAATAATCTCCGGTATGGGAATCGGTTCCTGCTATATGAGTTCATTAATTCTGGCTATGCGAATATACCCCGAAAAAAAAGGATTGATTTCAGGGATCGCTGTCGGAGGATTCGGAGCCGGAGCCATTTTAACTTCTTTTGTAGTTGACTTCTTGTATAAAATTAACTTTAACCTCAACGAGATTTTTATTTTTATCTCCCTGGCTTACGGGAGTGCGATTATCATATTGAGTCTCTCAGCGGAAAATATTAAAAGTAAAGAATCGAATTCTTCATCGTTAAAAGACATTTTTAAAATTATAAAAGACAGAAGAATAGCTGCGCTTTCTTTGGGAATATTTAGCGGCACTTTTTCTGGCTTACTCATTATTGGCAATCTAAAAAAAATTGGAATTAGTTATGGAATAGATGCCTACATAAGCACTCTTTCAATAAGCGTGCTTTCGATAGGAAACATGAGCGGTAGAATTTTTTGGGGATTTTTATCCGATAAAATTGGAGGAGACCTCTCCATAAAGCTAAGTCTTTTGTTTCAAGCTCTGTTAATCTCGTCTGTTATTGCATTTAATAACTCTCCCATTGCGTATCTTATAGTAGTATTTTTAATAGGCCTCGGTTTCGGGTCGAATTTTGTACTCTATGCCAGGGAAACTGCGGAAATTTTCGGAGTCGACAAAGTCGGCACAATTTATCCGTATATATTTTTATTTTACGGTGTTGCAGGCATTGCCGGGCCTACAATAGGCGGCAAAATTTACGACTATCTGAATTCGTATTCATTAGCGCTTTTAATATCGTCTTTAATTTGTTTGACAGGTTTACTTTTGTATTATTATACTATTAGTAAGGAGATAAAAGCTGTTGAATCCCACTAG